The Raphanus sativus cultivar WK10039 chromosome 2, ASM80110v3, whole genome shotgun sequence genome includes a region encoding these proteins:
- the LOC108842330 gene encoding ribonuclease TUDOR 1 produces MATSTENQWLKGRVKAVTSGDCLVITALTHNRPGAPPEKTITLSSLMAPKMARRGGRDEPFAWESKEFLRKLCIGKEVAFKVDYKVEAIAGREFGSVFLGNQNLAKLVVQNGWAKVREQGQQNQGKVSPYITELLQLQEQAKQEGFGCFSKVPGAAEASIRDLPPSAIGDAGGFDAMGLLAANKGKPMEGIVEQVRDGSTIRVYLLPEFQFVQVFVAGIQSPSMGRRNANGNVVETVPDETNGDASGGESRGPLTSAQRLAASAASSGEVSPDPFATEAKYFTEHRVLSRDVRIVLEGVDKFNNLIGSVHYSDGEAVKDLGLELVENGLAKYVEWSANMMEEEAKRKLKAAELQCKKDRVKMWASYVPPATNSKAIHDQNFTGKVVEVVSGDCVVVADDAIPYGSPAAERRVNLSSIRCPKIGNPRREEKPAPYAREAREFLRQRLIGKQVIVQMEYSRKVTPAEGATTTGAADRIMDFGSVFIPSSPAKGDTEEVAASAISGTQPAGVNIAELLLSRGFGNVVRHRDFEERSNHYDALLAAESRALSGKKGIHSAKESPAMHITDLTVAAAKKAKDFLPSLQRIRRIPAVVEYVLSGHRFKLYIPKLTCSVAFAFSGVRCPGRGEPFSDEAISVMRRRIMQRDVEIEVETVDRTGTFLGSMWEGRTNVATVLLEAGLAKMQTSFGADRIVEAHILEQAERTAKNQKLKIWESYVEGQEVSNGSTTVETRQKETLKVAVTEVLGGGRFYVQSVGDQRIASIQNQLASLSVKDAPIIGSFNPKRGDIVLAQFSLDNSWNRAMIVSAPREAIQSPDEKLEVFYIDYGNQELVPYSAIRPIDASVSSAPGLAQLCRLAYIKVPGLEEDFGPEAGEYLHTVTLGSGKEFKAVIEERDTSGGKAKGQGTGTELAVTLIAVDEEISVNAAMLQEGIARMEKRRRFEHKDKQAVLDALEKYQEEARKARTGIWQYGDVESDDEDTGPARKPAGGRR; encoded by the exons ATGGCAACATCAACTGAGAACCAATGGCTCAAAGGAAGAGTGAAGGCTGTAACCTCCGGAGACTGTTTGGTGATCACCGCTTTGACCCACAACAGACCTGGAGCTCCACCGGAAAAGACTATCACTCTTTCTTCTCTTATGGCACCTAAGATG GCTCGTAGGGGAGGTAGAGATGAGCCTTTTGCATGGGAGAGCAAGGAGTTTCTGAGGAAACTCTGCATTGGAAAG GAAGTTGCTTTCAAAGTGGATTACAAAGTGGAAGCTATAGCTGGAAGAGAATTTGGATCTGTTTTCCTTGGGAACCAGAATCTTGCAAAGCTTGTTGTTCAAAATGGTTGGGCAAAG GTTAGGGAGCAAGGTCAGCAGAATCAAGGTAAGGTTAGTCCTTACATTACAGAGCTGCTTCAGCTCCAAGAGCAGGCTAAGCAAGAAGGATTTGGTTGTTTTAGCAAG GTTCCTGGTGCTGCTGAGGCATCTATCAGAGACCTCCCTCCTTCTGCCATTGGTGATGCTGGAGGTTTTGATGCAATGGGGCTTCTAGCTGCTAATAAGGGCAAGCCTATGGAAGGTATCGTGGAGCAAGTACGCGATGGAAGTACTATTCGTGTTTATCTTCTTCCAGAGTTCCAGTTTGTGCAAGTCTTCGTTGCTGGAATCCAG TCTCCATCGATGGGAAGAAGAAACGCAAATGGAAACGTTGTTGAGACGGTTCCTGATGAGACGAATGGAGATGCTTCTGGTGGTGAGTCAAGAGGTCCTTTGACGTCAGCTCAGAGACTTGCTGCCTCTGCAGCATCCTCTGGCGAGGTTTCTCCTGATCCGTTTGCAACCGAAGCCAAGTACTTCACTGAGCATCGTGTTCTCAGCAGAGAT GTTCGCATTGTTCTTGAAGGTGTTGACAAGTTCAACAACCTGATTGGTTCAGTCCATTATTCTGATGGAGAAGCAGTTAAAGACTTGGGTTTGGAGCTCGTTGAAAAT GGTCTTGCTAAGTATGTTGAGTGGAGTGCTAACATGATGGAGGAAGAAGCCAAGAGGAAGCTGAAAGCTGCTGAGCTTCAATGCAAAAAAGACCGTGTGAAGATGTGGGCAAGCTATGTTCCTCCAGCTACAAACTCTAAAGCAATCCATGATCAGAACTTTACTGGAAAG GTAGTGGAAGTGGTGAGTGGGGACTGTGTTGTAGTTGCTGATGATGCTATCCCATACGGGAGCCCAGCTGCAGAGAGACGTGTCAATCTTTCGAGTATCAGATGTCCAAAAATAGGCAACCCACGTAGAGAAGAGAAGCCAGCTCCTTATGCTCGTGAAGCAAGAGAGTTTCTGAGGCAACGTCTTATTGGCAAACAG GTTATAGTTCAAATGGAATACTCAAGAAAAGTCACACCAGCAGAAGGTGCTACCACAACTGGTGCTGCTGATAGGATCATGGACTTTGGCTCAGTGTTCATTCCATCTTCTCCCGCCAAAGGCGATACCGAGGAAGTGGCTGCATCAGCCATCTCCGGCACTCAGCCGGCTGGAGTGAACATCGCTGAGCTTCTTCTGTCTCGTGGTTTCGGAAACGTGGTCAGACACAGAGATTTCGAAGAGAGATCAAACCATTACGATGCTCTTCTCGCTGCTGAATCTCGTGCCTTGTCTGGAAAGAAAGGAATCCATTCCGCTAAAGAGTCTCCAGCAATGCACATCACTGACCTGACCGTGGCCGCGGCTAAGAAAGCCAAAGACTTCTTGCCGTCGCTTCAGAGGATCAGGAGGATACCGGCTGTTGTGGAATATGTGCTGAGTGGACATCGGTTCAAGCTTTATATCCCGAAGCTGACGTGTAGTGTAGCGTTTGCGTTCTCTGGTGTTCGATGCCCTGGCCGTGGAGAGCCTTTCTCGGATGAAGCTATCTCTGTGATGAGACGGAGGATCATGCAGAGAGATGTTGAG ATTGAAGTTGAAACGGTGGATAGAACCGGTACTTTCTTGGGATCAATGTGGGAGGGGAGGACAAACGTGGCGACTGTTCTGCTTGAAGCTGGTTTAGCGAAAATGCAGACTAGCTTTGGTGCAGACAGGATCGTTGAAGCACATATTCTTGAACAGGCTGAGAGAACCGCTAAGAATCAGAAACTGAAG ATTTGGGAAAGCTATGTTGAAGGACAAGAAGTCTCAAACGGAAGTACAACAGTAGAGACCAGGCAAAAGGAGACCTTAAAGGTTGCTGTTACTGAAGTGCTTGGAGGTGGTCGGTTCTATGTTCAATCTGTTGGAGATCAGAGAATAGCTTCTATTCAGAACCAGCTTGCATCTCTTAGTGTTAAAGATGCTCCAATCATTGGATCCTTCAACCCTAAGAGAGGTGACATTGTTCTTGCACAGTTTAGCCTTGACAACTCCTGGAACCGTGCAATG ATTGTGAGTGCACCCAGGGAAGCTATTCAGTCTCCAGATGAGAAGCTTGAAGTGTTCTACATCGATTATGGAAACCAAGAGTTAGTCCCTTACAGCGCAATCCGACCAATAGACGCTTCTGTGTCCTCAGCACCAGGGCTTGCTCAGCTATGCAGGCTTGCCTACATAAAGGTTCCAGGCTTGGAGGAAGACTTTGGTCCTGAAGCCGGAGAGTATCTGCATACCGTGACGCTGGGAAGTGGTAAAGAGTTCAAAGCAGTGATTGAAGAAAGAGACACATCTGGAGGTAAAGCCAAAGGACAAGGAACTGGAACTGAACTTGCTGTCACTCTCATTGCTGTTGATGAAGAGATCTCTGTCAACGCTGCAATGCTTCAG GAAGGAATAGCGAGAATGGAGAAACGTAGGAGGTTTGAGCACAAGGACAAGCAAGCAGTTCTTGATGCTTTAGAGAAGTACCAGGAGGAAGCTCGCAAGGCTAGAACTGGAATCTGGCAGTACGGTGACGTGGAATCAGATGATGAGGATACTGGTCCGGCCAGGAAGCCTGCCGGTGGTCGCCGGTAG
- the LOC108843704 gene encoding probable pectinesterase 50 has protein sequence MGYISPSIVAFLVAFALPVVLATDTAPIPEVRSQIPQWFKTNVAPYSQRKGTLDPALDAAEAARQIITVNPKGGANFKSINEAIKSIPIGNKKRMIIKLAPGIYYEKVTIDIGRPFVTLLAQPGSQTVLTYHGTAAKYGTVESATLIVWSDYFMAANLIIKNTSPMPKPGSQGQALAMRINGDYAAFYTCSFYGFQDTLCDDKGNHFFKDCYIEGTYDFIFGRGASLYLNTKLHAVGDGLRVITAQSRTSNTEQNGYTFVHCKITGTGTGIYLGRSWMSHPKVIYAFTEMTSVVNPAGWRENFNRGYDKTVFYGEYKCFGPGSHQEKRVPYTQDVDQNEVRPFLTLGYIKGSKWLLPPPKY, from the exons ATGGGTTACATTTCGCCGTCTATAGTTGCATTTCTAGTCGCATTTGCCTTACCCGTGGTTCTAGCCACCGATACAGCACCGATTCCAGAAGTCAGATCCCAAATTCCCCAATGGTTCAAGACCAACGTTGCACCCTATTCCCAAAGAAAGGGAACTCTAGACCCTGCACTCGATGCTGCTGAAGCTGCACGACAAATTATCACC GTTAATCCAAAAGGAGGTGCCAACTTTAAGTCAATAAACGAAGCGATTAAGAGCATTCCGATAGGAAACAAGAAGCGTATGATCATCAAGTTGGCTCCAGGTATATACTATGAAAAGGTCACGATCGACATAGGTCGACCATTCGTTACATTGCTTGCTCAACCTGGTTCACAAACGGTCTTAACTTACCACGGGACGGCCGCTAAGTACGGAACCGTAGAGAGTGCAACTCTTATTGTCTGGTCTGATTATTTCATGGCAGCTAACCTCATCATTAAA AATACTTCTCCTATGCCGAAACCAGGCTCACAAGGACAAGCTCTAGCTATGAGGATCAACGGTGATTATGCAGCTTTCTACACTTGTAGTTTCTACGGTTTTCAAGATACTCTATGCGACGACAAAGGCAACCATTTTTTCAAGGACTGTTACATCGAAGGAACCTATGATTTTATCTTCGGAAGAGGAGCTTCCTTGTACTTG AACACGAAATTACACGCTGTTGGAGACGGATTAAGAGTGATTACGGCACAAAGCAGAACAAGTAACACCGAACAAAATGGATACACATTCGTGCACTGCAAAATCACTGGAACCGGAACCGGAATTTATTTGGGCCGGTCTTGGATGAGCCACCCCAAAGTCATTTATGCTTTCACAGAGATGACCAGCGTGGTCAACCCAGCTGGCTGGAGGGAAAACTTCAACCGCGGATATGACAA GACGGTCTTCTATGGAGAGTACAAGTGTTTTGGACCAGGGTCACACCAAGAGAAGAGAGTGCCTTACACACAAGATGTTGACCAAAACGAAGTTAGGCCTTTCCTCACTCTTGGTTACATTAAGGGCTCCAAGTGGCTACTTCCTCCTCCTAAATACTGA
- the LOC108817154 gene encoding uncharacterized protein LOC108817154 has product MKRRHSDKVSIRIHSIGTPLISTSSGSPVESLHIDSDRPYTIGRSIDNGSSCHFVLDHGGISRNHCQILFDSQSSKLYIFDGVFSQNFDEFRKRLIGVDRVEKESLRFRVSLNGVYVNRVRVRRGRVREVLAGDEVLFVCGKGGLCYKDGRVGFVVQEIGFEGVGVSVSSGHSRGSFSGGKRSRRVFAPMENEVSSLVSGFYLPAKAVGVVERLNSLVSYCRHVLNSDDPVSCLRLSDSGKECISCCTMLRSKVGREVERDEKNNEMGHGMSGLKVRDEGPSPELNIGTNLVVSELVSQVESDGVACISASDKTRTMLPLEEEKENTPGNSYINKDKSYQCSLQSPGKNFYLNRLQYIEQDLAGSQRVVSLPELLYPVESISQIFVATFTSDILWFLTGCEIPSRLPVTVACHHAERCWSASPDARTTTPLPNYPNVAMVFPPFPEEIAFGKDRKNRGIACHHPKLFILQREDSIRVIITSANLVARQWDDVTNTVWWQDFPRRANPDFLSLFSHFKKETNGGLRSDFGAQLAGFAATLLADVPSQAHWILELTKYNFEHSAGHLVASVPGIHSYKPSYLTESVRSSTYFNEEFLGSVEASVVGLSYLFRSTSDSTGAQLKRLASYISRTRENSLGMLELVMRRNTNVPADVNAVSVLVPNPDDDSRDEFVQLGFLPRNIAKWVSPLWDIGFFKFVGYVYRDEVLAAASCRSNQKVQLMLHVLQGVSISDMSKLIQPHHVVALSSLIASLQRCTGIWRLQEVLGCYKWPESQESDFVYSASSVGGSVTAGFQADFASAAGKKVQDFDSQESDPEWGCWSAREEREAPSIKIIFPTIERVKNGQHGVLSSRRLLCFSEKTWQKLRYNNVLHDAVPNPQDRVGHPMHIKVARRRFTSTRGLRSSSFGWVYCGSHNFSAAAWGQTISRSSRNNQDQFHNAMRSVNKLRVCNYELGIVFVFPPPREGTDSCDGSKIDDIVLPFVVPAPKYGWSDRPATGLALREALAEFREGSSSFFGESEAEEEVEEKEEEEEEAAAEAEGRGEFVAEEEKQEEKAYAEALWSQVESSSPSP; this is encoded by the exons ATGAAGAGAAGACATAGCGATAAAGTTTCGATTCGTATCCACAGCATCGGCACACCGTTGATCTCCACGTCTTCCGGTTCACCCGTAGAGTCACTCCACATCGATTCAGATCGACCCTACACGATTGGTCGAAGCATCGACAACGGGTCGTCGtgccatttcgtcctcgatcaTGGCGGAATCAGTAGAAACCACTGCCAGATTCTATTCGATTCACAAAGTAGCAAACTTTATATCTTCGACGGTGTGTTCAGTCAAAATTTCGATGAGTTCAGGAAGAGATTGATTGGCGTTGATAGAGTGGAGAAAGAAAGTTTGAGATTTAGGGTTTCTTTGAACGGTGTGTATGTTAATCGTGTTAGGGTTAGGAGAGGTAGAGTTCGAGAGGTTTTGGCTGGTGACGAGGTGTTGTTTGTTTGTGGGAAGGGAGGGCTGTGTTATAAAGATGGACGAGTTGGGTTTGTGGTTCAGGAGATTGGTTTTGAAGGGGTTGGAGTTTCGGTCTCTTCAGGACATTCTAGGGGGAGTTTTTCCGGTGGGAAGAGGAGCAGAAGGGTTTTTGCTCCGATGGAAAATGAAGTCAGTTCTCTGGTTTCTGGGTTTTATCTTCCTGCTAAAGCTGTTGGTGTTGTTGAGAGATTGAACTCTCTTGTAAGCTATTGTAGACATGTGTTGAATAGTGATGATCCTGTATCTTGCCTTAGGCTATCAGATTCGGGAAAAGAATGTATATCCTGTTGTACAATGTTAAGGTCGAAAGTAGGCAGAGAAGTCGAGAGAGATGAGAAAAATAATGAGATGGGTCATGGTATGTCTGGTTTAAAGGTGAGGGATGAGGGACCAAGCCCAGAATTAAATATAGGTACAAATTTAGTTGTCTCAGAGTTGGTTAGCCAAGTAGAAAGTGACGGTGTTGCTTGTATTTCTGCTAGCGATAAGACGAGGACAATGCTTCCTTTGGAAGAGGAGAAAGAAAACACTCCTGGTAATAGTTACATCAATAAGGATAAAAGCTATCAATGTTCTCTACAATCACCTGGGAAGAACTTTTATCTGAATCGCCTTCAGTATATTGAACAAGACCTAGCTGGTAGTCAACGTGTGGTTTCTTTGCCAGAACTTCTTTACCCTGTGGAAAGCATCTCACAAATCTTCGTTGCAACATTTACAAGTGATATCTTATG GTTTCTTACCGGTTGTGAGATACCGAGTCGTTTGCCTGTGACTGTTGCATGTCACCATGCTGAGAGATGTTGGAGCGCAAGCCCTGATGCAAGAACAACTACTCCTTTGCCAAATTACCCAAATGTAGCTATGGT GTTTCCACCATTTCCTGAGGAAATAGCATTTGGGAAAGACCGAAAGAACCGAGGCATTGCTTGTCATCACCCCAAGCTGTTTATTTTGCAAAGAGAAGATAGTATTCGTGTAATTATTACGTCTGCAAACTTAGTAGCAAGACAG TGGGATGACGTGACCAACACAGTTTGGTGGCAAGACTTTCCACGAAGAGCAAACCCTGATTTCTTATCTCTTTTCAGCCATTTCAAAAAGGAAACCAATGGTGGTTTAAGATCAGATTTTGGTGCTCAGCTGGCTGGATTTGCTGCGACACTTTTGGCTGATGTTCCAAGCCAAGCCCATTGGATTCTCGAGCTCACAAAATACAACTTTGAACACTCAGCAGGTCATCTTGTCGCTTCGGTGCCTGGAATTCATTCTTATAAGCCGTCTTATCTTACAGAATCTGTTCGCTCAAGCACC TATTTCAATGAAGAGTTTCTAGGATCTGTTGAAGCGTCTGTCGTTGGCCTCAGTTACCTTTTCCGATCTACTAGTGATTCTACAGGAGCACAACTGAAACGGCTGGCTTCATATATTAGCAGAACCCGTGAAAACTCTCTCGGAATGTTGGAACTTGTTATGAGAAGGAATACTAATGTGCCTGCTGACGTGAATGCGGTGAGCGTCCTTGTCCCTAACCCTGATGATGATTCGAGAGACG AGTTTGTCCAACTAGGCTTTTTGCCGCGGAATATTGCAAAATGGGTTTCTCCTCTGTGGGATATTGGGTTCTTTAAATTTGTGGGGTATGTGTATCGGGATGAAGTCCTTGCAGCTGCTTCTTGTAGGAGCAACCAGAAGGTGCAACTGATGCTGCATGTATTACAG GGAGTATCCATTTCAGATATGTCAAAGCTAATTCAACCACATCATGTCGTTGCGCTGAGCTCGTTGATTGCTTCACTTCAGAGATGTACTGGCATTTGGAGGCTACAAGAG GTGTTAGGCTGCTACAAGTGGCCTGAATCTCAAGAATCTGATTTCGTCTACA GTGCATCTTCGGTTGGAGGCTCAGTAACTGCAGGTTTTCAAGCTGATTTTGCATCAGCTGCAGGTAAAAAAGTTCAAGATTTTGACTCCCAGGAGTCTGATCCTGAG TGGGGATGCTGGAGTGCTAGGGAAGAACGGGAAGCTCCTTCCATTAAAATCATCTTCCCTACCATTGAAAGGGTGAAGAATGGCCAGCATGGTGTTCTGTCTTCAAGACGTCTGCTCTGCTTCTCCGAG AAAACCTGGCAAAAGTTGAGATATAACAACGTGCTTCACGATGCAGTTCCTAATCCTCAGGACAGAGTTGGGCACCCTATGCATATCAAG GTGGCTAGAAGACGCTTCACCTCCACTAGAGGTTTACGGTCTTCTTCATTTGGTTGGGTTTACTGCGGCTCACATAATTTCAGTGCAGCTGCTTGGGGACAGACCATTTCCAGATCCTCCAGGAACAACCAGGACCAGTTCCACAATGCCATGAGATCAGTTAATAAGCTTCGTGTATGCAACTACGAGCTCGGGATTGTATTTGTTTTCCCTCCACCTCGTGAAGGAACTGACTCATGTGATGGGTCTAAGATTGATGATATTGTGTTGCCGTTCGTTGTACCGGCTCCAAAATATGGATGGAGTGATAGACCGGCTACAGGTTTGGCTTTGAGGGAAGCTTTGGCCGAGTTCAGGGAAGGCTCTAGCAGTTTCTTTGGAGAAAGTGAAGCTGAGGAAGAAGtagaagagaaagaggaagaggaagaagaggctgCAGCTGAAGCTGAAGGAAGAGGAGAGTTTGTTGCAGAAGAGGAGAAGCAAGAAGAGAAGGCTTACGCTGAGGCGTTGTGGAGCCAGGTCGAGTCCTCCTCCCCCAGCCCCTGA
- the LOC108840707 gene encoding pectinesterase PPME1-like gives MGYINVSVLFALVGVFVTPMVLADDNALIPETKPQVEQWFKTNVAPLSSRKGLDPALVAAEASPRTINVNPKGGEFKTLTDALKSIPTKNTKRVIIKMAPGEYKEKVTIDKKKPFITLMGDPKAMPVLTFDGTAAQYGTVNSASLIILSDYFIAENIIVKNSAPEPDGKRKGAQALAMRISGDKAAFYNCKFHGFQDTLCDDAGNHFFKDCYIEGTFDFIFGSGTSMYLETQLHAVGDGIKVISAHAGKSAEEKSGYTFVHCKVTGSDGGGIYLGRSWKSHPKVVYAYTEMSSVVNPTGWQANKVAAHDKTVFYGEYKCIGPGSHTAKRVPFTQDIDDNEAKRFLSLGYIQGSSWLLPPSGFKA, from the exons atgggaTACATAAATGTGTCCGTATTATTTGCCCTGGTTGGGGTGTTTGTTACACCGATGGTGTTGGCAGATGATAATGCACTAATTCCAGAGACCAAACCTCAAGTGGAGCAGTGGTTCAAAACCAACGTAGCTCCTTTGTCTTCGCGTAAAGGTTTAGATCCTGCTCTCGTAGCAGCTGAGGCTTCACCACGTACCATCAAC GTGAATCCAAAGGGAGGTGAATTCAAAACACTAACCGACGCACTAAAGAGCATTCCTACAAAGAACACAAAGCGTGTGATCATCAAGATGGCTCCTGGTGAATACAAAGAGAAGGTCACTATCGACAAAAAGAAACCCTTTATTACATTGATGGGTGATCCCAAGGCCATGCCCGTTCTGACATTCGACGGTACTGCCGCCCAGTATGGAACCGTAAATAGCGCCTCTCTCATTATCTTATCCGATTATTTCATTGCCGAAAACATCATCGTTAag AACTCTGCGCCGGAACCAGATGGTAAGAGGAAGGGAGCACAGGCCTTAGCTATGAGAATCTCTGGAGACAAGGCGGCTTTCTACAACTGCAAATTCCACGGTTTCCAAGATACACTTTGTGACGATGCTGGAAACCATTTCTTTAAGGATTGTTACATTGAAGGGACATTTGATTTCATCTTCGGAAGTGGAACCTCTATGTATTTG GAAACACAATTACACGCGGTGGGAGATGGTATTAAAGTGATTTCAGCGCATGCGGGAAAGAGCGCAGAAGAGAAGAGCGGATACACTTTCGTGCACTGCAAGGTAACTGGAAGTGATGGTGGTGGAATCTATTTAGGTAGATCATGGAAGAGTCACCCCAAGGTTGTCTACGCCTACACCGAGATGAGCAGCGTCGTCAACCCAACCGGATGGCAAGCAAACAAGGTGGCCGCACATGACAA GACCGTGTTCTACGGAGAGTACAAGTGCATAGGACCAGGATCACATACAGCCAAGAGAGTTCCATTCACACAAGACATTGACGACAATGAAGCTAAACGTTTCCTTTCCCTCGGCTACATCCAAGGATCCTCGTGGCTTCTCCCACCTTCCGGCTTTAAGGCTTAA